The following proteins are encoded in a genomic region of Nitrososphaera sp.:
- a CDS encoding site-specific integrase translates to MAAEDAKTIQIRVQAYISELRYKRNLRAQTIIVNLSAIIHFYQYNDVIGVNWKKLKAFCGERKRAVKDRAYTIDEIRKLLDHADDRKRIMILLMASAGLRIGSIADLKIRNLERISGLYKIMLYEGADEEYFTFCTPECVAVIDLYLEKRKRAGEDLTPDAPLIREEFSRSDARNPRHVSTTTLNTLMKGLLVTAGIRETKGYSSRKRHDVMANHGLRKFFNTQLIKAGVNHTVKEHLMGHKTGLDISYARLTDEEITREYLKAADLLTIESESKLRSEIRDLEKKLSAEAKLREKIMSEIDAKNKPLLDQMAEIQERLNKFPKLRLD, encoded by the coding sequence ATGGCTGCCGAGGACGCAAAGACGATTCAAATAAGGGTCCAGGCGTACATCTCGGAACTTCGATACAAACGGAACCTAAGAGCTCAAACCATAATTGTAAACCTTTCAGCGATTATCCATTTCTACCAATACAATGACGTTATCGGCGTCAACTGGAAAAAGCTAAAGGCGTTCTGTGGAGAGAGAAAAAGGGCAGTTAAGGACCGAGCATATACTATAGATGAAATTCGCAAACTCCTAGATCATGCTGACGACAGAAAGAGGATAATGATTTTACTCATGGCATCCGCGGGGCTGCGCATAGGCTCAATTGCGGACCTGAAAATCAGGAATCTAGAGCGCATAAGCGGACTATACAAGATAATGTTGTACGAGGGGGCGGATGAGGAGTATTTTACATTCTGTACGCCTGAGTGCGTGGCGGTTATTGACCTATACCTAGAGAAAAGAAAGCGTGCAGGCGAGGATCTGACGCCTGATGCTCCATTGATAAGAGAGGAATTTTCACGGTCGGACGCAAGGAATCCGAGACACGTGTCAACAACTACCCTGAATACACTGATGAAAGGGCTCCTAGTTACAGCCGGCATTCGCGAGACTAAAGGTTACAGTAGTCGCAAGCGACACGACGTAATGGCGAATCATGGTCTACGAAAATTCTTCAACACTCAGCTGATCAAAGCCGGCGTAAATCACACGGTGAAGGAACACCTAATGGGGCATAAAACGGGATTAGACATCTCTTATGCTAGGCTCACAGACGAGGAAATAACCCGCGAATACCTAAAAGCCGCCGACCTTCTCACGATCGAAAGTGAAAGCAAGCTCAGGTCCGAGATCCGAGATCTGGAGAAGAAGCTGAGCGCCGAAGCCAAACTGCGAGAGAAAATTATGTCTGAAATTGATGCGAAGAATAAGCCTCTGCTCGACCAAATGGCGGAAATCCAGGAGCGCCTTAACAAGTTCCCTAAGCTTAGGCTAGACTAG
- a CDS encoding RNA-binding protein — protein sequence MIDSSAGNSLQLIDGQLKDVQRRRELLIRGSRDAIAMASKSIIFMHKGKFDEAVLQMENARSTVDQLRPSAQSDLYKYVAVAEQELAEAYCLLAIMNNKPIPSAESLGISGPSYLTGILDCVGEVKRLVYDRMRTGREQDAESLFGVMEELYDAVYPFAVYDNIVAGLRKKLDVARMLIEDVRASVTEERRRTTLIAAFDRLRPGSA from the coding sequence GTGATTGATTCATCGGCAGGCAATTCTCTTCAGCTAATTGACGGCCAGCTTAAAGACGTGCAGCGCCGCAGGGAGCTACTGATACGAGGTTCCCGCGACGCCATCGCAATGGCCAGCAAATCGATAATATTTATGCACAAGGGCAAGTTTGACGAAGCCGTCCTGCAGATGGAAAATGCTCGCTCGACAGTCGACCAGCTGCGCCCTTCTGCCCAGAGCGACCTTTACAAGTACGTCGCGGTGGCCGAGCAGGAGCTTGCCGAAGCGTACTGCCTTCTTGCCATCATGAACAACAAGCCGATTCCGTCAGCCGAAAGCCTCGGGATCTCCGGTCCGTCATACCTGACGGGGATACTGGACTGCGTCGGCGAGGTCAAGCGGCTCGTCTACGACCGGATGCGAACAGGCAGAGAGCAGGATGCCGAGTCGCTTTTTGGTGTGATGGAAGAGCTCTACGATGCAGTGTATCCGTTTGCGGTTTACGACAACATCGTTGCCGGCCTTCGCAAAAAGCTCGACGTCGCCCGGATGCTGATTGAAGACGTAAGGGCGTCAGTCACAGAAGAGCGGCGCAGGACTACACTTATCGCCGCCTTTGACCGGCTCAGGCCCGGCTCCGCCTAG
- the erpA gene encoding iron-sulfur cluster insertion protein ErpA yields MESIQQQPVTITPKAAEKVAEFMKQEGNSNLFLRVYVSGGGCAGLSYGMGFEEKVDDDDKVIEQGGVKIILDSYSERYLKGANIDYIESLMGSGFKINNPNVTKSCSCGHSFSTE; encoded by the coding sequence ATGGAAAGCATTCAACAGCAACCGGTTACAATAACCCCCAAGGCGGCCGAAAAAGTCGCTGAATTTATGAAGCAAGAAGGCAACTCGAACCTTTTCCTGAGAGTATATGTTTCGGGTGGTGGTTGCGCGGGCCTGTCCTATGGCATGGGCTTTGAAGAAAAAGTCGACGATGACGACAAGGTCATCGAGCAGGGCGGAGTCAAGATAATCCTCGACAGCTACAGCGAGCGATACCTCAAGGGCGCCAACATTGACTACATTGAGAGCCTGATGGGGTCGGGATTTAAGATAAACAATCCCAACGTGACCAAGAGCTGCTCTTGTGGCCACTCGTTCAGCACAGAATAA
- a CDS encoding enolase C-terminal domain-like protein: MASISSVRGRIIFNSRGSKTIEVDVVSDNKFMGRACAPSGASVGKLEAQSFPENKPERALSALNANASKFVGANAADLKAVYDILRKIDDTQNYSKIGGSVAYALSIAAAESAAKAADVPLFRQLNPKGPYAFPFPLGNILGGGAHAGPGTPDIQEILACPTGARDIVSALETNFRLHAETRKVIESIDKRFTYGRGDEGAWAPNVNNDQALEIVEKATRNCGYTLGKEISLGIDFASSSFWDEKKKVYDYARQGIKRDVGEQIEFANRLIKDYKLIYAEDPVQEEDFESMAEITKKNPKTYVTGDDMLVTNAAKVREAAEYGACSGAILKVNQAGSLYDAMQFAAECNKRDVGIITSHRSGESVDSHISHIAVATGSKMLKSGVLGGERVAKLNELVRLSEHGLVAGMARII, encoded by the coding sequence TTGGCTTCCATTTCTTCAGTCCGCGGTCGCATCATTTTCAACAGCCGGGGCAGTAAAACAATTGAAGTTGACGTCGTTTCCGATAACAAGTTCATGGGACGCGCCTGCGCGCCCTCCGGCGCAAGCGTTGGCAAACTGGAAGCCCAAAGTTTTCCAGAGAACAAGCCAGAAAGGGCCCTGTCTGCCCTCAATGCCAATGCATCCAAGTTCGTTGGAGCAAACGCGGCTGACTTGAAGGCAGTCTATGATATCCTAAGAAAAATCGACGATACACAGAACTACAGCAAGATCGGAGGTTCAGTGGCATACGCCCTGAGCATTGCAGCTGCGGAAAGCGCCGCCAAGGCCGCGGATGTTCCCCTTTTCAGGCAGCTAAACCCGAAGGGGCCATACGCATTTCCTTTCCCACTTGGAAACATTCTTGGCGGAGGGGCTCATGCAGGACCCGGGACCCCTGACATACAGGAAATCCTCGCATGTCCTACCGGAGCCCGGGACATAGTTTCGGCTCTTGAGACCAACTTTAGACTGCACGCAGAGACCCGGAAGGTAATCGAATCAATAGACAAGCGGTTTACTTATGGCAGGGGCGACGAGGGCGCATGGGCCCCAAACGTCAACAACGACCAGGCTCTTGAAATCGTGGAGAAGGCAACTCGGAACTGCGGTTACACGCTTGGAAAAGAGATTTCACTTGGCATTGATTTTGCAAGCTCTTCTTTTTGGGACGAAAAAAAGAAGGTGTATGATTATGCCCGCCAGGGAATCAAGCGCGATGTCGGCGAGCAAATCGAGTTTGCAAACAGACTCATCAAGGACTACAAGCTAATCTACGCAGAAGACCCTGTTCAGGAAGAAGATTTTGAAAGCATGGCAGAAATCACCAAGAAGAACCCAAAGACGTACGTGACCGGCGACGACATGCTGGTTACAAACGCGGCAAAGGTGAGGGAGGCTGCCGAGTATGGCGCCTGCAGCGGAGCTATCCTGAAGGTGAACCAGGCCGGTAGCCTCTATGATGCTATGCAGTTTGCAGCAGAGTGCAACAAGCGCGACGTAGGCATAATCACCTCACATAGGTCAGGCGAATCAGTAGACTCGCACATTTCCCATATCGCCGTGGCGACGGGCTCGAAGATGCTCAAGTCCGGCGTGCTTGGAGGCGAGCGCGTAGCCAAGCTCAATGAACTTGTCCGGCTTTCAGAGCACGGTCTAGTTGCTGGGATGGCCCGCATAATCTAG
- a CDS encoding twin-arginine translocase TatA/TatE family subunit, whose product MVLAALVREIAGSEWIILILLVLVLMFGTKRLPQMSRTLGRAAGEYEKARNMVKRELGQGFSSYGSPPAQTSGVVPRITGPVTTEREKLEQIAQSLGIDSKGKTDDELRTQISQKMSS is encoded by the coding sequence TTGGTCCTGGCGGCGCTTGTGCGAGAAATCGCAGGCTCGGAATGGATTATCCTTATCCTGTTGGTACTTGTCCTGATGTTTGGGACAAAAAGGCTGCCTCAGATGTCCCGGACTTTGGGTAGGGCAGCTGGCGAGTACGAGAAGGCCAGAAATATGGTAAAAAGGGAACTGGGGCAGGGCTTTTCTTCCTATGGATCGCCACCCGCGCAAACCAGCGGCGTCGTGCCGCGCATTACGGGTCCTGTCACAACAGAAAGGGAAAAGCTAGAGCAGATCGCCCAGAGCCTTGGGATTGACTCAAAAGGAAAAACCGACGACGAACTCAGGACGCAGATCTCGCAAAAAATGAGCTCTTAA
- a CDS encoding Glu/Leu/Phe/Val dehydrogenase, with the protein MSASRSVAINPFEVALKQLDEAAKLIKLDKGLHQVLANPKRVLTVSLPVKMDNGEIRVFTGYRSQHNDARGPYKGGIRYHPQVSIDEVKALSMWMTWKCAVADIPYGGGKGGIICNPKEMSDGELERMTRRYAYAIADIIGPLTDIPAPDVYTGGKEMAWIMDTYSALKGNYMQPEIITGKPLSIGGSLGRNEATGRGLSITVREAAKKLKVDMKNATVAVQGFGNAGQFASQLVEALGAKVVAASDSKGGIVNKSGISIASLRQHKQKTGSVEGFGGSKAISNEELLETDCTILIPAALENQITAKNAPKVKAKIVAEAANGPTTPEADDILFNNKILVIPDILANGGGVTVSYFEWLQNLRREYWTEAEVNERLDKNITKAFLDVYETHDKYKVNMRKASTLLAINRVVEAIQARGLWP; encoded by the coding sequence ATGTCAGCGTCCCGGAGCGTGGCCATAAACCCGTTTGAGGTTGCACTGAAACAGCTTGACGAGGCTGCAAAACTCATCAAGCTCGACAAAGGACTCCACCAGGTCCTTGCAAATCCAAAGCGCGTTCTTACCGTTTCTCTCCCTGTCAAGATGGACAACGGGGAAATCCGCGTGTTTACCGGCTATAGATCACAGCACAATGATGCGAGGGGGCCTTACAAGGGAGGAATCAGATACCATCCCCAGGTGTCCATCGACGAGGTAAAAGCTCTTTCAATGTGGATGACATGGAAGTGCGCCGTCGCAGACATTCCTTACGGCGGAGGAAAGGGCGGCATAATATGCAATCCCAAGGAAATGTCCGACGGAGAATTGGAACGCATGACCCGCAGATACGCATACGCCATTGCGGACATTATCGGACCCCTTACCGACATTCCAGCGCCCGATGTTTACACGGGAGGCAAGGAGATGGCCTGGATTATGGACACTTATTCGGCGCTAAAGGGCAATTACATGCAGCCCGAAATTATCACCGGCAAGCCCCTCTCGATAGGCGGTTCGCTTGGAAGAAACGAGGCTACCGGCCGCGGACTTTCAATCACCGTGCGCGAGGCGGCCAAGAAGCTCAAGGTCGACATGAAGAATGCAACCGTGGCTGTCCAGGGCTTTGGAAACGCAGGCCAGTTTGCGTCGCAGCTCGTTGAAGCCCTTGGTGCAAAGGTAGTTGCGGCTTCAGATTCCAAAGGCGGGATCGTAAACAAGTCTGGCATTTCAATTGCCAGCCTGCGGCAGCACAAGCAAAAGACGGGCAGCGTCGAGGGCTTTGGCGGCTCAAAGGCAATTTCAAACGAGGAACTGCTAGAGACAGACTGTACCATACTCATTCCAGCGGCGCTTGAAAACCAGATTACCGCAAAGAACGCGCCGAAGGTCAAGGCCAAGATAGTTGCCGAAGCTGCAAACGGTCCGACAACTCCTGAAGCAGACGATATTCTCTTCAACAACAAGATCCTTGTAATCCCGGACATTCTCGCAAACGGAGGAGGAGTGACAGTGTCCTACTTTGAGTGGCTACAAAACCTTCGCAGGGAATACTGGACGGAGGCAGAGGTAAATGAGAGGCTCGACAAGAACATCACTAAAGCATTCCTCGATGTTTATGAGACGCATGACAAGTACAAGGTCAATATGCGAAAGGCCAGCACGCTTTTGGCGATAAACCGCGTCGTCGAGGCTATTCAGGCGCGTGGCCTGTGGCCCTAG
- a CDS encoding FKBP-type peptidyl-prolyl cis-trans isomerase — protein sequence MTLDKGSLVLLDYTARVKDTNEIFETTKEEDAKKSDHFDPTRKYQPRLVSVGDGWVLKGLDEALTKADIGSQMNVELTPDKAFGERDPAKVRMIPQRKLGDKADEVSVGDVIDVDDRTGIVRFVGSGRIQVDFNHRLAGRTLVYDVNVVKKLETDNEKVSALVKRWLPIDDDKLKFAISDEQLEMDLPEETYQMEGLQSVKAGIARDIFKNVSKVKKVKYVETISAPQQPKPAPEPAQSTEAAAKEQEKPAEAK from the coding sequence ATGACTTTGGATAAGGGTTCTCTCGTGCTGCTAGATTACACTGCTCGCGTTAAGGACACTAACGAAATTTTCGAAACTACAAAGGAGGAAGATGCAAAGAAAAGCGATCACTTTGACCCGACGCGCAAATACCAGCCACGGCTCGTGTCCGTTGGTGATGGCTGGGTTCTAAAGGGGCTGGACGAGGCCCTCACAAAAGCCGACATCGGCAGCCAGATGAACGTGGAGCTCACTCCCGACAAGGCGTTTGGCGAGCGTGACCCGGCAAAGGTACGCATGATTCCGCAGCGCAAGCTTGGCGACAAGGCAGACGAGGTTTCTGTCGGTGACGTCATCGACGTGGACGACAGGACAGGCATTGTCAGGTTTGTCGGCTCTGGCAGAATACAGGTCGACTTCAATCACAGGCTTGCAGGCCGCACGCTTGTTTACGACGTAAACGTTGTCAAAAAGCTCGAGACGGATAATGAAAAGGTCTCTGCGCTTGTAAAGAGATGGCTTCCGATAGACGACGACAAACTAAAGTTCGCGATAAGCGACGAGCAGCTTGAGATGGACCTGCCTGAGGAAACGTACCAGATGGAAGGCCTCCAGTCGGTAAAGGCAGGAATTGCAAGGGACATCTTCAAGAATGTCTCCAAGGTAAAGAAGGTAAAGTACGTAGAAACGATTTCCGCTCCCCAGCAGCCAAAGCCGGCCCCAGAGCCAGCGCAAAGCACCGAAGCAGCTGCAAAAGAGCAGGAAAAGCCTGCTGAGGCAAAGTAG
- a CDS encoding resolvase, translating into MGNIRRSRGYNFEHALVERFNRSEGWHARRLGGSSTGLPDIVALNNERSILLAIEAKSGTGDILYVPPDQIARCVLVRDMFSVYKERKIVFAFKFLSKKRFRRKNKTVYEQRKLVEYFKVADSVDAHGDLTVKCTYEGRTYSLRENAQSVELNLPDFAMPFSDELRSTAQARISRLASH; encoded by the coding sequence GTGGGCAACATCCGGCGAAGCAGAGGCTACAACTTTGAACATGCCCTTGTCGAGCGGTTCAACCGCTCCGAAGGCTGGCACGCAAGAAGGCTAGGGGGCTCGAGCACTGGTCTTCCAGACATTGTTGCCCTGAACAACGAGCGTTCCATTCTTCTTGCCATTGAGGCCAAGTCCGGCACAGGTGACATCCTGTATGTCCCACCCGACCAGATAGCCAGGTGCGTTCTTGTCCGGGACATGTTTTCGGTGTACAAGGAACGCAAGATTGTCTTTGCGTTCAAGTTCCTGAGCAAGAAAAGGTTCAGGAGAAAAAACAAGACGGTTTACGAGCAGCGAAAGCTCGTCGAATACTTCAAGGTCGCGGATTCCGTCGACGCGCATGGCGACCTAACGGTCAAGTGCACGTACGAGGGGAGGACTTACAGCCTGAGAGAAAACGCGCAGAGCGTCGAGTTGAATCTGCCGGATTTTGCAATGCCGTTTTCCGATGAACTGCGCAGTACTGCCCAGGCAAGAATATCCCGACTAGCAAGCCACTAG
- a CDS encoding DNA-directed RNA polymerase subunit N codes for MLVPVRCFTCGGLIADRFQQYSIRVKAGEDPAKVMDSIGIKRYCCRRMFVSSVETIYQIIPYYEALRRRMSEIQSEIE; via the coding sequence ATGCTAGTGCCTGTCAGGTGTTTTACTTGTGGAGGCCTCATCGCAGACAGGTTTCAGCAGTACTCTATCCGCGTAAAAGCTGGCGAGGATCCTGCAAAGGTTATGGACTCTATCGGCATCAAGCGGTATTGCTGCAGAAGGATGTTTGTCTCGAGCGTAGAGACAATCTATCAGATAATTCCCTACTATGAGGCCCTGAGGCGCCGCATGTCAGAGATCCAATCTGAAATAGAATAA
- a CDS encoding TOPRIM nucleotidyl transferase/hydrolase domain-containing protein, whose translation MSDIMVVIGPNEAGKSGILNGLASLSMDAFYAYFDLTQLEGMLKRYNDNEIEDKDIPMVHASFELAPEEIKELGSLLQLAEEPKKIMITKYFDESYQIKISDKAIRVISRAKVNDLMSEMRRVIANHRNSATNTHLTHAPNDAMRAQFNSAAATVENASPAQTVKSVALSSLQEITNLSNAAIDAPFKTDLVAFARELQSIMESFMEDEIAIAMYKFVLERMPRTIYFKTWDRLEDEVTIAELRANPQKHKTFINFLKLAQIKLDTIEYLQDETKRQVYLESGCGRATKLLRGAWRQEELDMELRYSTEKLMVFTKNSAAVETLLPPSLGSEGFQWFLGFFINFGAETNSEFKRAILLLDDPGVFLHPKGHKDLLDLFESYLGNGVTTIYTTHLPFLIPRSKLERLRLVRKKGAGYTEVTEKFYAIEDKDVLYPLRAALGVSLGDSLFVGEKTIVGEGPSDRILLDGMLQEFNSRKIRKIDLEHISVVAGKGARGAKEYALLLQIENLPYVVVLDNDDEGRNASADFQKDGIPTSNVILLSNHRGVQADLDIEDLFPLETYAEAFHSVHGKSLNLSKVDVLKAISEGNGKVTNKGKSLLKTSKYDLDKVKIAYEMLRITNSLTQLDQALVENLSKIFDGINSRIAIYSKE comes from the coding sequence ATGTCTGACATAATGGTAGTGATCGGTCCAAATGAAGCAGGCAAGAGCGGAATCCTAAATGGATTGGCATCCTTGTCTATGGACGCCTTCTATGCCTACTTCGATCTAACTCAGTTAGAGGGAATGCTCAAGAGATACAATGACAATGAGATTGAGGACAAAGACATCCCTATGGTTCATGCTAGCTTCGAGCTCGCTCCAGAGGAGATTAAAGAGCTCGGCAGCCTATTGCAACTTGCTGAAGAACCGAAGAAAATAATGATTACGAAATATTTTGATGAGTCTTATCAGATCAAGATTTCAGACAAAGCAATCCGCGTCATATCTAGAGCGAAAGTTAATGACTTGATGAGTGAAATGCGCAGAGTGATCGCCAATCATAGAAACAGCGCAACTAATACTCATCTCACACACGCCCCTAACGATGCAATGAGAGCCCAATTCAATTCCGCCGCTGCAACCGTGGAAAATGCAAGCCCAGCGCAAACTGTGAAGTCAGTTGCCTTGAGTAGTTTGCAGGAGATTACAAACTTGTCCAATGCGGCTATCGACGCCCCGTTCAAGACAGATCTTGTTGCATTTGCGAGAGAGCTGCAATCAATTATGGAATCTTTTATGGAGGATGAAATTGCAATTGCAATGTACAAGTTCGTCCTTGAGCGAATGCCGAGAACCATATACTTCAAGACATGGGATAGACTCGAGGATGAAGTAACAATCGCTGAACTTAGGGCTAATCCTCAAAAACACAAAACTTTCATTAACTTTTTGAAGCTAGCTCAAATTAAACTAGATACTATCGAGTATCTGCAGGACGAAACCAAAAGGCAGGTTTATCTGGAAAGTGGTTGTGGCAGGGCGACAAAGTTGCTTAGAGGAGCTTGGAGACAAGAGGAGCTCGATATGGAACTTCGCTATTCAACTGAGAAATTGATGGTATTCACAAAGAATTCTGCCGCAGTCGAGACATTACTCCCGCCCAGCCTTGGGAGTGAAGGCTTTCAGTGGTTCTTAGGATTTTTCATTAACTTCGGCGCAGAGACGAATTCTGAATTCAAAAGGGCGATTCTATTACTTGATGATCCGGGGGTATTCCTCCATCCAAAAGGGCATAAAGACTTGCTGGACCTTTTTGAGTCATATCTAGGAAATGGCGTTACGACAATCTACACAACCCACTTACCATTTCTCATCCCACGTTCGAAGCTAGAACGGCTGAGATTAGTCAGAAAGAAAGGCGCTGGATACACAGAAGTTACCGAGAAATTTTATGCGATCGAGGATAAAGATGTATTATACCCACTCCGTGCTGCGTTGGGTGTTTCGCTCGGAGATAGCCTCTTTGTTGGAGAGAAAACGATTGTTGGAGAAGGTCCTTCAGACCGAATTTTGCTTGACGGCATGCTCCAAGAATTCAATAGCCGAAAAATTAGGAAAATAGATTTAGAGCACATAAGTGTGGTTGCAGGCAAAGGGGCACGCGGCGCAAAAGAATATGCGCTATTATTGCAAATCGAGAATCTTCCTTATGTCGTGGTCCTCGATAACGACGATGAAGGGAGGAACGCGAGTGCAGACTTTCAAAAGGATGGAATTCCCACTAGTAATGTAATTTTGCTTTCGAATCACAGAGGCGTTCAAGCGGACTTAGATATCGAGGATCTATTTCCTTTAGAAACATACGCGGAGGCGTTCCACTCAGTTCACGGGAAATCGCTTAATCTAAGCAAAGTAGATGTCCTGAAGGCAATATCTGAAGGCAATGGAAAGGTTACTAACAAGGGCAAATCTTTGCTCAAGACCTCAAAGTACGACCTCGATAAAGTCAAAATTGCATACGAGATGTTGAGAATCACCAATTCCTTAACTCAGCTCGACCAAGCATTAGTGGAAAATTTGTCAAAGATTTTTGACGGAATAAATTCAAGAATAGCAATATACTCGAAAGAATAG
- a CDS encoding alanine--glyoxylate aminotransferase family protein, giving the protein MEYLAMLPGPTNVPNRVMNAMLAPIINHRSDDFRVLYKSIVEKSQKVFQTQGDIVLLTTSGTGAVEASVVNLIKKGDKAVIPVNGEFSTRLADLIDSWGGQTIRIKAPFGENPPYEKFEEVMDQNKDVKALYAVYNETSTGTTIRYMDKLGELAARKGCYFIADAVSILGGDELPVDKWNIDICVTAAQKALAAPPGVSPVSVNARTKKYMQENPPPTQYLNFKRYFKYYEEHHETPFTPALPLYYAFREALDIVLEEGMDARIRRHRTCAEALYAGLSALGLTPFAKPDARSNVIIAVNYLAGMDDKKFRDLLSNQFKVLIAGGFGDLKGKVFRVGSMGEVGRYHVMRTISSISSAMNMLGIKTNPEATSVALEKLKALPN; this is encoded by the coding sequence ATGGAATATCTTGCAATGCTTCCCGGACCAACTAACGTTCCAAACCGTGTAATGAATGCAATGCTTGCGCCGATAATTAATCACAGGAGCGATGATTTCAGGGTGCTCTACAAATCAATAGTTGAAAAGTCGCAAAAGGTGTTTCAGACACAGGGCGACATTGTTCTCCTGACCACTTCTGGCACCGGCGCAGTCGAGGCATCCGTCGTCAACCTCATAAAGAAGGGCGACAAGGCCGTAATTCCAGTAAACGGCGAGTTTAGCACAAGGCTGGCTGACCTGATTGACAGCTGGGGCGGCCAGACAATCAGGATAAAGGCACCATTTGGGGAAAACCCGCCTTATGAAAAATTTGAAGAAGTCATGGACCAAAATAAAGACGTCAAGGCGCTTTACGCGGTCTATAACGAGACTTCAACCGGCACGACGATCCGCTATATGGATAAGCTCGGCGAACTGGCTGCAAGAAAAGGCTGCTACTTTATCGCTGACGCGGTGTCAATCCTTGGAGGCGACGAGCTCCCCGTTGACAAGTGGAACATTGACATCTGCGTTACAGCTGCGCAAAAGGCCCTTGCTGCGCCGCCTGGCGTATCGCCGGTTTCCGTAAACGCCAGAACCAAGAAATACATGCAGGAAAATCCGCCGCCGACTCAGTACCTGAACTTTAAACGCTACTTCAAGTACTACGAAGAACACCATGAAACGCCGTTCACTCCGGCGCTGCCGCTTTACTATGCGTTCAGAGAGGCACTTGACATCGTGCTTGAGGAGGGCATGGACGCAAGAATTCGCCGCCACAGGACTTGTGCTGAAGCGCTTTACGCCGGCCTTAGCGCGCTTGGGCTTACGCCTTTCGCGAAGCCGGACGCAAGGAGCAACGTGATAATAGCCGTCAATTACCTGGCGGGGATGGATGACAAGAAGTTCAGGGATCTGCTCTCAAACCAGTTCAAGGTGCTTATTGCCGGCGGCTTTGGCGACCTGAAGGGCAAGGTATTCAGGGTTGGTTCGATGGGTGAGGTTGGAAGGTACCATGTCATGCGCACCATATCTTCAATTTCGTCTGCAATGAACATGCTTGGCATAAAGACAAACCCAGAGGCTACTTCGGTAGCGCTTGAAAAACTAAAGGCGCTTCCGAACTAG